The DNA sequence catTAAATTGCTCAATGATGGGAAGTAACAGGCACGAACTCCATTGTTATATGTTTCACAATGACGTCCTTCAACTTTGATCACTAATTTATACATGATATTGGCTTTGCTGGTTTCAAATACATCATCAAACACCCTAAACCACCAATGATAACTCACCTGAGTACCAGACATATCAATCATATTCCCATCTGCTAACATATTGTCAACAACTTTTTCACTGTCAAAAACTATAAAGCCAAAACCTCGGGAACGTTTAGTAGTGTGATCACGTATAATCTCATGTTCCACAACTTTCCCATACTTCAAGAAGAAGTTCTTAAACTCATCTGAAATTTGTACAACAAAGGAAAGACACATAAGCAGATTGAATCAAAATATccacaaaaaatataataataaattaaactacgGTTTCTATCCTCCAAAGTAAGGAAACTTGTAGAGTGATAAAGTGAGTTTAATAACCATTGGATCAATGACTACAGCtgcaagtgaatctcaatgATCCAAAGGTGGTTACACCAACTTTAACACTTTACCCGTTTCCTCACATCTCATCAAACAATACGGCATGAAAGGAGCAAAAGTGCCAGCATAGCAAACCTTCAGTGACCGATGTTGAAATACCACCAACAAAAATCTTCTTTGTTTTGAAGTCATTAGCTTGTGATGAACCCTTAGGAATAGTCCTCTTGATCTCAACCTGGTAAAAGCAGAAGTAATCATTCATTATAAGTATCTCAAGCCATGCAAGACAACATATTACAATCTCTAAAGCATACTACAATACTATAATAATTAAAAGCAAAAATTAGATACACAAAAACAGATAAAACACTATATTCTGATGAGATCTCTCAAAATCCCCAATCATATTGATTTGCCGATAGACTTCTTTTCTACGTCGCTGTGTCAATTTGTACAACAATAGCCCTAAATTTACTAGAAAAACAAATGTATTCTTATATAAAGCATTAAGGAAaccaaaaaacaaaattttccaCCAAAGTAGCCAAAACCCTAAGAATAATACTCACCTGTTTGCCATTGATAACATGGTTCTCCTGGATGACCTGGTCCACAACAGATGGATCCGCATAGGTGATGAAACCAAAACCCCTGGGTTTACCGGTATGCCGATCCTTCATGATAACCGAGTCCACTATCTCTCCGTACTTCTCGAAGTACTTAACAAAAGTATCTATCAAATCATATCAAGAACATCAGTAccaatgaaataaaaaaaataaaagataaataaaaaacaaaggGAGGGGTTTCACACCCAAAGTGGTGTCTTTGGCTAGACCTCCGATAAAGATTTTCCTGCATCAATGGAAATTAGAGACAAGATAAGAAAacttataaaagaaaaaaggggGAAAGAAAAAAACTAACGAATGAGGAAGCAAACCCAGGACTGGCACCGTCACCGAAGTGAGGGTTGTCACCCTTTCGGGAACCCATTCTTGCGGATCGAAATACCCGTGCCTGCAATGAGACAAATGGTGAAACAACAAGAACAACAAATTATTTCTCAGATCTCCACAGTAATCTTAAAAGATGTACCTTCGCTGACCGATTTATTATTGGTGCTGATCCTCGGAGCGCAGCAGACCAGCACAGGTTTCTAATTGGTCGGAAGACCCTCGAGGCTGACGAGTGGCAGCACAGCGGTGACGCGATGGCGAGAGCTGGGATAAGTGGCGGATGGCGGCTGGCGGCGGAGGGAGGAAAACACGGTGCAGAAGTTGTTGGGggtattttgtttttttgttagAGTAACCGATGAGAGGAAAACGAAACAATGAAGGAAACAGGTAGTGCTAGGGTTTCAGAAGGAGAGCGAATTTCAGTAATCAGTACTACTTCAGTAGTGCTTTACTCGTACTCGGGGAGGAGTGAAGTTTATTTCTGTTTGACCCATGGCCCAAACCGAGAACTCCAGCGCCGTGGGAAAACTACTCCACAGCAAGGAGAAATTCATAAAGTGAGAAAATCTATTAATATATTTAGAGTAAAGCATAAATAGgttctaacttttttttttttagatattttcgTTTCTAaaagt is a window from the Arachis stenosperma cultivar V10309 chromosome 3, arast.V10309.gnm1.PFL2, whole genome shotgun sequence genome containing:
- the LOC130970018 gene encoding heterogeneous nuclear ribonucleoprotein 1-like, which gives rise to MGSRKGDNPHFGDGASPGKIFIGGLAKDTTLDTFVKYFEKYGEIVDSVIMKDRHTGKPRGFGFITYADPSVVDQVIQENHVINGKQVEIKRTIPKGSSQANDFKTKKIFVGGISTSVTEDEFKNFFLKYGKVVEHEIIRDHTTKRSRGFGFIVFDSEKVVDNMLADGNMIDMSGTQVEIKKAEPKKSSNSASLPPFASDSRALPYYDGFGGFGDSFGSFGNSSFDPASYRSLGGFGGRLSSYGGYGSGDDFGGSFGGSGGGIGGGYAGYRGESSFGYSSRYGSFMGGLGDGYGGSGLGAYGRGGGSYGSYGGAATGGSYEPRSGTGYGGAGGPYGSRGGYGGSSRYHPYAR